A single genomic interval of Electrophorus electricus isolate fEleEle1 chromosome 2, fEleEle1.pri, whole genome shotgun sequence harbors:
- the LOC113573663 gene encoding protein FAM180A: METTATLMILSLILCNITISAALHWRKALYPSAFRVKRGTPALLNPSIQTSVEDANLLYEVLWSGLSVEAEKGVLRVTDKELASLRRLQSLEVVCDDILPRTLSDIRRLCYHLEQRHGHLNREDFERTLLTMVYTSQRLAQTTPGHQRELWADALLQLYKAIKGDLRAE, translated from the exons aTGGAAACCACTGCAACCCTCATGATTTTGTCTTTGATTCTCTGCAATATCACCATATCTGCTGCACTGCACTGGAGGAAAG CACTGTACCCATCTGCCTTCAGGGTGAAGAGAGGAACTCCGGCTTTACTTAACCCCTCAATTCAAACATCAGTGGAGGATGCCAACCTGCTCTACGAA GTGTTGTGGTCAGGCCTGTCTGTGGAAGCAGAGAAAGGTGTGCTTCGTGTGACTGACAAAGAGCTGGCATCTCTACGGAGGCTGCAGTCCCTGGAGGTTGTGTGTGACGATATTCTTCCAAGGACCCTGTCAGACATCCGTCGTCTCTGCTACCACCTGGAACAACGCCATGGTCACTTAAACAGGGAAGACTTTGAGCGCACACTACTCACAATGGTGTACACGTCGCAGCGACTTGCACAGACCACTCCAGGCCACCAGAGGGAGTTGTGGGCTGATGCATTGCTTCAGCTCTATAAAGCCATAAAAGGAGATTTGAGAGCAGAGTAA